A single genomic interval of Christensenellaceae bacterium 44-20 harbors:
- the dusB gene encoding tRNA dihydrouridine synthase DusB: MNPYIHAKNNIFLAPLAGITDQAFRQIAAEQGAGLTYTEMVSAKGLKFHNRRTFDLLGVSEAEGRAAVQLFGREPETIARTAAMLEQVMGEKIALFDVNMGCPAPKIVNNGEGSALMKEPKLAGEIICALKKAVKSPVTAKFRKGFDAAHANCVSFAEVLEQAGADGIAVHGRLREQYYEGKADWDAIAEVKRAVRIPVIANGDVFAPEDAQAILRHTGADGVMVARGALGNPQIFGQIRSYLERGTYERPSLSEKVETALRQARLAIEQKGEEIAMKEFRKHAAWYVKGIAGAAKLRQRAVSLSSYQELVAFFESLLASADKK, from the coding sequence TTGAACCCCTATATTCATGCAAAAAACAATATTTTTTTAGCGCCCTTGGCGGGAATCACAGATCAGGCTTTCCGGCAGATTGCGGCAGAGCAGGGCGCCGGGCTGACTTATACGGAGATGGTGAGCGCCAAGGGCCTCAAATTCCATAACCGCAGAACCTTTGACCTTCTTGGCGTCAGCGAAGCGGAAGGAAGAGCGGCGGTTCAGCTCTTTGGGCGGGAGCCGGAGACCATTGCGCGCACAGCTGCCATGCTGGAGCAGGTGATGGGGGAGAAAATCGCGCTGTTCGACGTCAATATGGGATGCCCCGCGCCCAAGATCGTCAATAACGGCGAGGGTTCTGCGCTCATGAAAGAGCCCAAGCTGGCCGGGGAGATCATCTGTGCGCTCAAAAAGGCTGTGAAAAGCCCGGTAACGGCAAAGTTCCGCAAGGGCTTTGATGCGGCGCATGCAAACTGCGTCTCGTTTGCGGAGGTTTTAGAGCAGGCAGGGGCAGACGGCATTGCGGTGCACGGGCGTCTGCGCGAGCAATATTACGAGGGCAAGGCAGATTGGGACGCGATTGCGGAAGTGAAGCGGGCCGTGCGCATCCCGGTCATCGCAAACGGGGATGTTTTTGCCCCGGAGGATGCGCAGGCGATTTTGCGGCATACTGGAGCAGACGGCGTCATGGTGGCCCGGGGCGCCCTGGGTAACCCGCAGATATTCGGGCAGATCAGAAGCTACTTGGAGCGTGGCACATATGAGCGCCCCAGCCTTTCCGAAAAAGTGGAAACTGCGCTCAGGCAAGCCAGGCTGGCCATCGAGCAGAAGGGCGAAGAAATCGCCATGAAGGAATTCCGCAAACACGCGGCCTGGTATGTCAAAGGGATTGCAGGCGCGGCGAAGCTGCGGCAAAGGGCGGTCTCGCTTTCCAGCTACCAGGAGCTGGTGGCGTTTTTTGAATCCCTGCTGGCAAGCGCAGACAAAAAGTGA
- a CDS encoding YcxB family protein, whose translation MVVIDTALDKRKYRSFYWRDSLSFANWKFDAVLAFALIFFADMALKFAEGNWMNAILQGCVAAIALLWFFLERRSTLKKHLKLLDIPLYRDKIPMKFEITAKKIVSQNKKNGKMEAVKWAQIRKVAQNKKYWFAYVDKHSAMIIAKTDIKEGSAAEFESYWKAEQQRRAQRKNATKVIEG comes from the coding sequence ATGGTAGTAATCGATACCGCTTTGGATAAAAGAAAATACCGCAGTTTTTATTGGCGGGACAGCCTTTCCTTTGCAAATTGGAAGTTCGATGCTGTGCTGGCTTTCGCTTTGATTTTTTTTGCGGATATGGCGCTGAAGTTTGCAGAAGGAAATTGGATGAATGCGATTTTGCAGGGGTGCGTCGCCGCGATTGCGCTGCTCTGGTTCTTCCTGGAGCGCAGAAGCACGCTGAAAAAGCATTTGAAGCTTTTGGATATCCCGCTTTACCGCGACAAAATTCCCATGAAATTTGAGATCACAGCGAAAAAGATCGTCTCCCAGAATAAGAAAAACGGCAAAATGGAGGCGGTTAAGTGGGCGCAGATCCGCAAGGTAGCCCAAAATAAGAAATACTGGTTCGCTTATGTGGACAAGCACAGCGCCATGATCATCGCGAAAACGGATATCAAAGAGGGAAGCGCCGCCGAATTCGAGTCGTACTGGAAGGCGGAGCAGCAGCGGCGCGCCCAGCGCAAAAATGCGACAAAAGTAATCGAAGGATAG